From the genome of Bacteroidales bacterium:
TAAAGTTTGAAAGAGGGGAAAAACATAAAGAGGAAAGCATTTCGCTGATAGTATATGAACAATATTCTTCACGCATAAGCCTCCCTGGCGGAATTGATATGGACTTTCTTGTCCGCGCTTATCCGGCCGAAATCAGAGCAAGGGCTGTTAATCTGCTGAAACGGACTGCCGCAAGGGTAGATATGCCATGGGCTCCGGTAACAGCATTCCCGAATACATGCCCTTTGAGAACTATTTTGCGATGAATTCAGCGGTGGAAGAAATGATCTGTAATGTGTCAATAAGAATACTTTTTTTATGATATCAGGAAAATATCTGGGTCTTTTTGCAGGTGCCGGTGTGTGTGCTGTCATGCTGGCTTTACCTGAACCAGCAGGCATGACGGTTGCAGCAAAGAATGCCGCCGCAGTGGTGTTGTTAATGAGTATCTGGTGGATATCAGGGGCTATACCGATTTATGTAACAGCCTTTGTGCCTCTGGCAATGTTTCCTTTATTAAAAATCCTACCTGCAGCTGAAACGGCCCAAAATTACGGACATGGCTATGTTCTTATGCTGCTTGCCGGTTTTATTCTGGCAAAAGCTATTGAATCACAGAACCTTCACCGCAGGATAGCTTTTTTTCTGATGAGTGCTTTTGGAACCAGCCGAAGGATTATTCTTTTAAGTATTATGATAACCGTGGCCTTCATTTCAATGTGGATTTCCAATGTTACCACTGCCATGCTTATGTTACCCATTACCCTTGCTATCATCGTACAGGAAGAGGAAGGTATGGATAAAAGTGGTAATTTCCCGAAGGCCTTGTTGTTTGGAGTTGCTTATTCTGCAACAATAGGCGGGGTAGGAACCCTGATTGGATCGCCTACGAATCTCATTTTTGCGGGTATCATGGAGAAGCTTTTTCCCGGTGCGCCTCCTGTTACCTTCTATAGCTGGCTTAAAATGGGTTTTCCCGTAATGATAATCTTTCTCCCGCTGGTCTGGATTTACCTTGTTAAGTATTTCCATGTCAGCGGTCGGCTTGTTCAGGATGCTGCTCTCAGAAAGCAGGAACTGAAAAATCTGGGAAAGATGACAGCCGGCGAGAAAGGAGTTTTGTATGTTTTCCTTCTTGCTGTTTTCGGCTGGGTATTTAAGGATGGATTTGTATTTGGAAATTTGGTCATTCCGGGATGGGGATCAATAACCGGACTGGACAAATATGTTCACGACAGTACGGTAGCAATGGTATGTGCCATTCTTCTTTTTATTGTACCGGCTGGCAAAGGAAAACGTCTGATTGACTGGAAACAGGCATCACAAATACCCTGGGGCGTGGCAATGATTGTGGGCGGAGGGTATGCTATGGCGGAGGGATTTAAATCGACCGGACTGGCTGAATGGATTGGAAATCAGTTATATTTTATCAATACTCTTCCTTCTTTGATGGTACTGGTTGTGGTACTGTTGTTTATTCTGGTATTTACCGAGTTTAATCCCAATACTGCTACGGCAAATATTTTTCTACCTGTGCTGGCCAGTATGGGAATTGCAGCGCAAACAAACCCTTTGTTACTGATGATTCCTGCCACGATTGCCTCATCCTTTGCATTTATGATGCCTGTGGGAACAGGGCCCAATACTGTAATATTCGGGAGTGAAAGAATCTCTGTGGCCGATATGGTAAAATGCGGCCTGGGGTTGAAAATAATCAGCCTTATTCTTCTTGTACTGATTTTGTATTTTATTGTTATGCCATCGCTTCATCTGCAAACCTCTTTGCCTTCCTGGGCCCTAAAATAACTATCTTTTTTAGGGTTGTTACCACTTGTTTTCAGGGGGGCATGCCTAAAGTTGAAACCCACCTGAGCCCCTGAACCTTGATTATACCTGTTACAAAAAAGAGCGTGTTGAAAAAGCACGCTCTCTTTTGTATTGAACCTTGCCGCAAACGGAAGCAGCCGGTAATCAGAAAACCTTCTCAATAGTAAGTAAAGGTATATACTTCCTGCCAGTCAGCGCCTTTACGAATCATTTTGGTGATTCGGTTTTTGGCATCAAACTCATAGGTAATATCGGTTCTTCCCTTTACAATGGGATTTTGTCTCGGATCCCAATATTCAAGATATTGTACCAGTTTTGCGCTTGGTTTGCCAAAAAGATTGCCCATAGGCAGGAATGTATTATCTATAAGCGATGCCTGATAAATCCCGAAAACATTATCCCCCGGAGTGTAAAAGAATTCTTTAATTTTCTTTACAGTAACTCCGTCATCATCATACGTTGTATGCCTGATAATATTCCCGTTGGTGATATCAGCTTTGTATTTAAGATGATCCGCATCGCCCCAGTGTTCAATCACTGTCGTCAGGAAGCCATTGGCATCATAAGTGTACTGGGCATATTCTCCGCCTCCCCAATCTTCCTTGCTCACCATACCCTGGGCATTCAGCTCATAGCTTCTGTAGTTTGAACCGCTGGTAATGTTCTTGATAGTTAGCTTGCCCGGCACGGAATAATCATACTTGAGGATTTTGTCCACCTCGTCATTCCAGTAATCATAAATGGTGTCAATCCGTTTATTGGCATCATAAACAAAACGATACGTCTCAACCCCATCGGTATATTCAACACCAATGGTTTTGATGAGGGCCGCCTCGAGTTTGTTCTCATCTTCATCGTCCTTGTCTTTTTTACAGGACGTAAAGGTTATTGCAAGCATGCCTGCAATAACGAAGAAATACATCATCTTTTTCATAGCATAAAATTTAAAGGTTTAACGATAAAGGGATCAGGTATTAATTGGTTAAATTCTTTTTTATAAAGCAAATAAGTCATCGGGTTCATTTTTTCTATCTGTGAATTTTGGTGGTAACATACTTAATATAGTTGGGCAGCCCTTCAAAAAACCATTCGAAACCTCCGTTGCCTTCCCTTACACGATATTCATGATAGATTTCCTTTTCCCGGAACTGGATGTGCAGATTCCCGAAGAAGCGATAATTGCTTCCGTTAGAAGGAGCATCAAAATAATACCAGGCGAAGGAAAGGTCTTGTTTCCCTGCAAGGACTTGTTCGCTGCCATTTTCACTGGAGGTAAAACGGGCATCGCTCAGTACGAAAGCTGTAAACGATTCAGGTAGCTGCATATTTTGCAACAATACCCGGGAACCATTGCTGTATGCCAGCAGTGCTCTGAAACGCTTCCCGGGTCGGATCCTGAAATTCTTCTCCATTTCCGTAACGGTCACTGATAGCAAATCATCCTGTTTTTCATCTGCAAAAATGAGAATACAGGGCGGAGTGTCGGGAATAATAGTCTGTTCATGAATGAGGGCGCTGATTTTTTTCATTTGAACGGTGTCAAAAGGCCCGACAAAATAAAGTACAGGGTAAAGTCGTGTGGTTTCATTGTATTCCGGCGGGAGTGCAACAAAACATCCGTGCATTCTGATGAGCTGTTCTTTGTTTATTGCTGTTTCATTCAGCAATGTATGAGGAGAAAGTTTATGGTCTCCCCGGTAAGGTTTGTTCTCGAACGCATCGCTTATAAACCTCAGAGCATTTGGGAGAGCTTCTCTCCAGTATGAGAATTCATGGCCACCGTTACGTACCCTGAATTCATGACGGATCGCATTGTCCATCATCAGCATGTGCAGTTCTTCGTTGCTTTTGGCCAGGGTTTGCTCATCGTCGCCATTATCAATGTAGATTTTCAGGCCATGGATTTTCCTGTTATTTTTGATAAGGTAAAAAGGACTGTTTTGTTTATAGTACTCAGTTATTCTTTCCTTTCCTGATTTTCCTTCACCACCAAATAACCTTCCCCACTGGCGGTCCCACTCTTCCTGAGGCGATTCTGTCATATACTGGCTATCGGTACGTACTGAAATGCTGAGAGGAACACTTACTGAAAAAACATCCGGGTGTTTCAGCGGGAGCACCAGAGCTCCGAACCCACCCATGGAATAGCCTGTGATGGCACGGTGCCTGCCATCAGGAATAGTTCTGTAGGCAGAATCTATATAGGGAATGAATTCTTTGATAAACATATCTTCGTACCTGAACTTCCCCAGATAGTCATTGACATAATAGCTACGAAAACCCTGTGGCATTATATAAATTGCCGGGATTATTTGTCCTGTTCTTCTTTCCTCGTCAATAAACTGCGAGAGGCGGCCATACTCAAGCCATGATGATTCGTTGTCCCCCAGACCATGCAACAGGTAAACAACAGGAAAGGATTTGTTGCTGGAAAAGTATTCATCGGGCAGAATGACGGAATATTTCACTTCCTGTCCCAGAATCCTGCTGTATATGGAAAGACCTTCCATTATACGGACAGGATTTCCTGCAACTGCAATTACCGGCAGCAGGGCTATAATGACAGAAAAGAATTTACTCCTCGTTCTCATTAAAAGGTCAGTTTGAAAGTTTCAGATACATGTTATGCAGTGAGTAATAAAGTCCGGTCTGCATTGCATTGAATGGCGTTGTACTTTGGCGCACCCTGTATTCAAACGGCATGTTGTTGTATTTTAGCTGTTTGTACATTCTGTTGTATCCGGTAAAAGAAGCATTATCGTCAGTCTGGTCAAGATAATAAAACACACCCGCTGCTGGTTCCTTAAGAGAATCGGGAATATTAGCATTGTAAAGAAAGCAACCGACAAAATCACCAGAGGCTGAACGGATGACGGACAACATGTCTGCTCCTGTATTTCCGAATGCCAGAGCAATTCTTTTCCCGGGAGATGCAATGGTATGAAACAGGGAATCCGTTCTGGCAATAATAAGCTGGATATTCCCGATCAAATCATCCGTTGACAGGTGGGATATGTTTACAATAAGCGCAGGAGGTATTTTCCCTTTGATCATGGCATCATTCAGCAGGGCAAAACGATCGAGAGACTGCCCTGAAATCTCATTCCGATCATCCTCTGAGAAGATATAAATGGACGGGTATTTTTCGGTTTCTTTGTATGATGGGGGTTTTACAATATGAACGGTCGCCGTGTTGCCGGACGTGGTTATAGAATCAAATTGTGCAGGGGCAGGATACGTGAGGCTGTATGGGATTTCCTGATCAGTTGAAGTGTTTTGCTGATGAAACCCATCGGCAATAAACCCGAATGCTTCAGGTAATGAAGCATGCCAGTAATCCCATGAGTGGGCGCCGTTTCTGACCCTGTAACTGTGGGGAAGATTCTGCTGTCGCATAAGTACATGCAAATCGTCGTTTGTGATGTTCAGCTGTTCTTCGTCATCACCGCAGTCAATCAGAAAACGCAGATGGCTATATGGAGACAAATCCTCAGCGCGGAAAAGATAGAAAGGACTGTGTTCCTTAAAATATTCTGTAATGCGGCCGGTGCCAGAAGATCCTGTTCCGCCGAATATGGCTCCAAACTGGTAATCGAATACATTTTGCGGTTCGGCTAAATACTGTTCATCGGTCCTGAACGACATGCTCAGGCAGACACCTGTCGAAAAAATCTCAGGATGTTTCAGGGGCAGTATCATTGCTCCGTAACCGCCCATGGAATATCCCATTACAGCCCGGTGGATACTTCCTTTCCTGGTTCTGAAGAGTGAATCAACTGCAGGCACAAGTTCATTGACAAACATATCCATATAGGGAAACTTCCCATTGTACCGGTTTACATAGTACGAATTATAGCCATCGGGCATAACGTAAATTACAGGCCCGGTAACCGTTGCATATGCTCCGGCATAATATTCAATATTTCCACCCAGTTTCCAGGCGGTAAAATTGTCTCCAAAACCGTGGAGGAGATAAACAACAGGGAAGGAATCACGCCCTGTATTATATTCTTCCGGTAAAAGAACTGCATATGTAACCGAACGGTTAAGCAACCGGCTGTTAATTTCAGAAACCTGATAAAGATCAACAGATTGTACAGGCTTTTCTTCTTCCTTTTTGCACATAAATGCAAACAGAAGAAACACGCCTGAAAAGGTCAGTGTTTTGAGCGAGTGTTCTGTATGCAACCAGGGTGTGTTCATGTTTCTGTACTCTATGTGCCACTGCTTAACGTAGGCTCTTTAGATGAATAGATCACCACATCTTTGAAATTAATCCGGAAATCCGGATCGGGATTTTTCCATTCAATTTTCAGGGTATGGGTTCCTTCCGGAAGCAGATATTTATGCCATATATCGTATTTCCTGACAATATAGTCATAGGGCATTTTGACCTGTTCTGTCAAAGTGTTGTCAAGATAAACATTCAACAAAGCAACATAATCCGGATTCGGATTCCGGGCACAGGGGTTATTCTTTACCGCTCCCATACATACGATACCGTTGCCTTCAAAACTCAGTTCAAAGCTTCCTGATTCAATTTCCTTATTAAAGGGCCTTCTTTCTTTCGGAAACATTCCTTCAAACGATTGTTCAAAATTTACACTTACAGGATTCTGAACAGTAAGAACAACTTCATCCTTGTCAATAACCCCACCTTCCTTGCGAATATGATTGAGAGAATGTTTCAGGCTGAGTTCACAGGCTTTTTTCAGGCTGGTATGGGTATAAGGGAAATACATTTCTTCAGTTTTTTCAACTGATGGTTTCCAGCAGGAAGGTATTCCTGAATAACCCAGAATGACTCCAAGGATTCCTCCTGCTGTTGAGGGATTGCAGTCAGAATCCTGTCCTGCACGGGTTGCAATATCGATTGTTTTGAAAAAATCCTTTTCTCCATATAGCAGTGCCATTGTTACATAGGCAGCATTCAAGGAAGCATCAATATTAAAAGCATTGAATACTCCTTCAGGGCAGCCTTTTTCGGAGGTGTGCTTCTTTTCAATTTCAAACCAGCATTGCTTCCAGTCGTTAGGATATTCCTTGTGCCACGCGATCACGTCACTTATGGTTTTGTAAAACCGGGTTTTTTCCGGTATAGTTTTAAGCGCCTCGCTGACTATAAAAGGAATATCATCGTTAATATAGGCAAATGAATAGAGAGCGGCTATAAAAACACCCCCA
Proteins encoded in this window:
- a CDS encoding ADP-ribosylglycohydrolase family protein — its product is MKKYVLLSLIIGLLFTGCKEKPQTRTGKVAVAKISLSTLNDKIRGGWAGQTIGCTYGGPTEFKFRGSMIQDYQPIPWYDDYIRETFEADPGLYDDVYMDLTFLEVYDRLGPEAPADSFAIAFATSKYKLWHANQAARYNILNGILPPASGHWLNNPHADDIDFQIEADFIGMMYPGMVNAATDLCDKIGHIMNYGDGWYGGVFIAALYSFAYINDDIPFIVSEALKTIPEKTRFYKTISDVIAWHKEYPNDWKQCWFEIEKKHTSEKGCPEGVFNAFNIDASLNAAYVTMALLYGEKDFFKTIDIATRAGQDSDCNPSTAGGILGVILGYSGIPSCWKPSVEKTEEMYFPYTHTSLKKACELSLKHSLNHIRKEGGVIDKDEVVLTVQNPVSVNFEQSFEGMFPKERRPFNKEIESGSFELSFEGNGIVCMGAVKNNPCARNPNPDYVALLNVYLDNTLTEQVKMPYDYIVRKYDIWHKYLLPEGTHTLKIEWKNPDPDFRINFKDVVIYSSKEPTLSSGT
- a CDS encoding esterase family protein, yielding MNTPWLHTEHSLKTLTFSGVFLLFAFMCKKEEEKPVQSVDLYQVSEINSRLLNRSVTYAVLLPEEYNTGRDSFPVVYLLHGFGDNFTAWKLGGNIEYYAGAYATVTGPVIYVMPDGYNSYYVNRYNGKFPYMDMFVNELVPAVDSLFRTRKGSIHRAVMGYSMGGYGAMILPLKHPEIFSTGVCLSMSFRTDEQYLAEPQNVFDYQFGAIFGGTGSSGTGRITEYFKEHSPFYLFRAEDLSPYSHLRFLIDCGDDEEQLNITNDDLHVLMRQQNLPHSYRVRNGAHSWDYWHASLPEAFGFIADGFHQQNTSTDQEIPYSLTYPAPAQFDSITTSGNTATVHIVKPPSYKETEKYPSIYIFSEDDRNEISGQSLDRFALLNDAMIKGKIPPALIVNISHLSTDDLIGNIQLIIARTDSLFHTIASPGKRIALAFGNTGADMLSVIRSASGDFVGCFLYNANIPDSLKEPAAGVFYYLDQTDDNASFTGYNRMYKQLKYNNMPFEYRVRQSTTPFNAMQTGLYYSLHNMYLKLSN
- a CDS encoding esterase family protein, with amino-acid sequence MRTRSKFFSVIIALLPVIAVAGNPVRIMEGLSIYSRILGQEVKYSVILPDEYFSSNKSFPVVYLLHGLGDNESSWLEYGRLSQFIDEERRTGQIIPAIYIMPQGFRSYYVNDYLGKFRYEDMFIKEFIPYIDSAYRTIPDGRHRAITGYSMGGFGALVLPLKHPDVFSVSVPLSISVRTDSQYMTESPQEEWDRQWGRLFGGEGKSGKERITEYYKQNSPFYLIKNNRKIHGLKIYIDNGDDEQTLAKSNEELHMLMMDNAIRHEFRVRNGGHEFSYWREALPNALRFISDAFENKPYRGDHKLSPHTLLNETAINKEQLIRMHGCFVALPPEYNETTRLYPVLYFVGPFDTVQMKKISALIHEQTIIPDTPPCILIFADEKQDDLLSVTVTEMEKNFRIRPGKRFRALLAYSNGSRVLLQNMQLPESFTAFVLSDARFTSSENGSEQVLAGKQDLSFAWYYFDAPSNGSNYRFFGNLHIQFREKEIYHEYRVREGNGGFEWFFEGLPNYIKYVTTKIHR
- a CDS encoding SLC13/DASS family transporter; amino-acid sequence: MISGKYLGLFAGAGVCAVMLALPEPAGMTVAAKNAAAVVLLMSIWWISGAIPIYVTAFVPLAMFPLLKILPAAETAQNYGHGYVLMLLAGFILAKAIESQNLHRRIAFFLMSAFGTSRRIILLSIMITVAFISMWISNVTTAMLMLPITLAIIVQEEEGMDKSGNFPKALLFGVAYSATIGGVGTLIGSPTNLIFAGIMEKLFPGAPPVTFYSWLKMGFPVMIIFLPLVWIYLVKYFHVSGRLVQDAALRKQELKNLGKMTAGEKGVLYVFLLAVFGWVFKDGFVFGNLVIPGWGSITGLDKYVHDSTVAMVCAILLFIVPAGKGKRLIDWKQASQIPWGVAMIVGGGYAMAEGFKSTGLAEWIGNQLYFINTLPSLMVLVVVLLFILVFTEFNPNTATANIFLPVLASMGIAAQTNPLLLMIPATIASSFAFMMPVGTGPNTVIFGSERISVADMVKCGLGLKIISLILLVLILYFIVMPSLHLQTSLPSWALK